CTGGTAAGTAAAAgtggacttttatttttagttaataGTTTAGCCTATAGCGCACTTGGTTATCTTTTcgtaaaaacacttttttgtaaAGCATGTCCCAATACTGCTTTCCTTATCTCAGTGATCCGTTCTGACTCaatttacactcaaaaaaaatgaGTACGTTTTCAGGCTGTGAAAGCAATGAAACatactgtttaaattgagtaaatgcaagtaaatctgagtaactcaaatatttctattacaattcaccaaaaatatgattgtataataaacattttgttaattaaatacttaCTTATTTTCATTAGATAAACTTAAATAATCGTTTTAGAGAaattaactgttggattttaaatatatttttaaatatgtcccactgaaaaaatcacttaaatgattttaaaagattttattaaatgaatatagctgtttatttttgtgatatttactaagccaCTGAATTATTTTGTAGAGTGATGAAACACTTTTGCCTAATGAGCACATTACTAATGTGGGACTGCTGATGTTTCTGAAAACATTTGCTTTGGAATGTTTTGTGAAGCAAGATTCACAtcactagatgtcagtgtaagtCCAAGACGTCTGCCTTACGTTTGCATTAAACATACCCAGAGCACCGAAATGATACAGGTTGTCCTTTAATTTAAGTTAAACGTACACTTGCCTCCttctctttttgttttcttctgcaAGTTTGTTCATCATTCTGTGAATAAGGGAGGTCCAGACTGATTGGAACAGTGGGAATGAGTCCATCTATCTCCATCTCCCATAATGCGTCATCGTGATTGTGACGTCACAGCGGATTAAACAATCCACACAGTCTAGTGTGTGATAGAAAGCTGTTTAGAAGTGAAGATATGGTGAAGCCTCTAAAAAACAGGTTATTAGCAATCCAGCAGAGAAAATGATTCATATGTATCCCAACAATGGCCTAAACTAACCCAACCAATGGCTTTGTGCCTTTTTGACCAAACACTGGGATGAAAATAACACAGCATTTTTAGAACAGGGTGGAtgagaaaacaaatgtattacagTCTATTCcatataaaattaaaatcacaattttactTGAGCTGATGTGGTGAACAATTCATCTGTGCAATGTACATATTTTATCAAATCTGAAAATTGTGCTCTGTAATGGGCAGaacatctgttaactcctccccttcaactgtcagtctgatcCATTTCTCAATGACACGCCTACTTTtgtacatccaatcaatttgcagtggGGAAAAAAAGCCACGCCCTCTATTTGCTCATTCAAAATGTCACAATACAGAATACAGTCGACTGTAACTGTAACGCAGacagttttcttttttgggcCGTCACTTACTGGTCAAAGTCAATCGTCACACAAATCTTCTGGGTGTATAGTTTAACAAATCCTTGATGTGAACAATTGTAATTGCCATATCATAAAAGAAacgtaatgttttattttgtgtgtgtgtgtgtgtgtgtgtgtgtgtgtgtgtgtgttcatgataACAAATATCTTTGTCTGCGGTCTGGTTCTGTACACCGTGTCCGGGTGGGGTTTAGTGAGAGAGGTCACGAGGCGGTCACTGCGCATAAGAGGACTCAGCGCTGCAGAATATGCCATGCTGCATTAGTGTTGCGCTCGACGCGAGGAGGGGGTGGATAAGTGCGGTTTAAAAGAAACCGGCACGTCTGAAAACTCAAAGAAACgatgagagagagatgaagagaggACATGAGCACACTTGCATGTGCACCCAGCTCAGAATCAACCTTGCCAAATGTCGTTCATCAAATATGAATGTGCTTTGTGTACATCTTTCGGGATGCTTTACTTCATTATCTTTCTTCATCCCTCACTGTTTTTATCTGTTCAAGCTAATAAAAACCACTAAGCAATGCATATGTGCAACCCACCACCTCAATGCTAGGGTgatctgggtggttgctagggtatttagggtggttgctagggtattcTGATAGTGGTTTGATCACTGGCTTCAATCGAAAACTTCAGACGGTGCTCTTCTATAGCGCCCCCTACCTGCCATCAGCAAGAACTATTGGCCAAACATTACATcacctaattaatattcataagcCGACATTCCTCTCAtctataaaatatcattttcacCTTCACTATTTCAAATCACTGCAGTTTGCTGTTCTGCGATCAGCGGGTCTTTTGCTGTAGTGTCCCTTTACACCCTTCAGCCCTTCAACACAACTGATCCCAGATCAGAGATAAACCCTCTCAATGGTCCTGAACATCCTCCGTGCCTTGAGCTTATAGATGCAGCTACATGACCTTACCAAAGCGAACCCCTGAAAAATGGCGGATAGTTTGGGGCGGTTAAAGACGTTAGGATCAGTTTCTATTGACATTCGATAAGGGCGAGCTCTTCGTGTGCCTTCAGGCTTAACACGACCTAGAAACATTACAGTTCACATCATACAGCGaggttataaaaaataaagttgttgTATAACATCAGATAGGGAAGATTAAAGACTCTGAAGTTAAACATCAGTTAAAAAGCAGTTCTGTGCTTTTTCATCTCTTTCATTGATCATCATCATCAAGCGACTGATGCCTCACAGCAGAAAGCATTGATCACTGAGGAACCACAGAGAGACGGAGAATAATTCATTCTTATGATCCTAACTCATGTCTCTGGCACACTGAATCAGATGTGGTTAACTAAATCAATCAAATTGATCAATCGTTGCATGCAGTCATCGGATAAATAGGAAGCAAGATGCAAATTTCTTTTTTGCCTGTTTTATACACATTCTCCTCAACATCTGTCCATTTGCTTAAATAACAGTTCTAAACCATTTAAAAGCAACTCATTTGATATGAAATCAAATTACTTAACAGATAAATGCGAAGAATCTAGTCTATAAAGCTTGACATTTCTTTATTCAAACCCATATTTTCTCTTCTGAAGATGTTTATTAACCCACTCGTATGGATTATATTACCTTTATGGTGGatggatgtgctttttggaACTTCAGTTGGTGAGaaccaatatatgtgaccctggacaacaaaaccagtgttatgggtcaatttttcaacaTTGAGATTATTacaaactcaggaatctgagagcgcaaaaaaatctaaatattgagaaaatcacctttgaagttgttaatcaggggcactgtggcagaccatccactcacaaaaataaagtttttatatatttaaggtaggaaatttacaaaatatcttcatggaacatgatctttacttaatatcctaatgatttttggcataaaagaaaaatcgatcattttgacccacacaatgtattttttgtcttttactaaaaatgttcccgtgctacttaagactggttttgtgatccagggtcacattttttaaaataccaGCGTTgagctgaagaaagtcatatacagcaTGAGGGTAAATTTTAAAAAAACTTatggggggtgaactgttcctttaagaacgACCACACGTGCCAGTGAAAAGCATATGCGTAAAATAGTTAAGACTAAATCTATGGTTAAGACACAGCACGAATTTAACATTAAACGGTGACGTTTGAAGCAAAGTTGTGTTCTGAATGATGAAGTTATGAAACTGTTTCACACAATGCTGAATGACTGTTTGATTGACAGAAGAGCAGGGTCTCCGTGGAAACAGCGTCAACAAACGTTAGCCTGTCTGCGGAAGCCATGAGGTAAAAGTCTAACTTATCGAACTCTTTCATCCTTATAACAGTTATCATTATTGTAGCCTGCTACTAGTATTGAGTTGTTTATTTAGAAGTTAATGACGGAATAAATATCAATATGTCATAGAAATAAATCGgtcgttttttgtttttgtcatgtagTGTGGCGGGTAAACTGCGTTCAGTGGTACGGCATCCGCGTGAGGTTGCGCGCGACAATGACGTGTTTCACGCCGCTGCGTGCGGAAGCCTCGAGTGGTTGAGTTTGAGTCTGAAGAGAGCGCAGAAACCACTGCACACTGACAGACACGTGTGTACTTCATCATCTACAGTAGACACTTCATCAACTCACCTGTAGTACACGAACACTACCCGTCAAAAGTTTATTGTAGTCTTTTTTTTCTCCGTTTTATCGTGCGTGCGTCTGTTTCAGGGTCTGACTGTTCTTCACATAGCAGCACTCTATGGACATTTGGAGTGTATGAAGCTCCTGCTGGACGCTGGTGATGTTGTGGACGTCAATGCTGGCTGTCCTCATGGACGCAGACCCATACACATGGTGTTAACCGCTCAGAGTCGACCCCACACACACGCCTGTCTCACCTACCTGCTGGAACATGAAGCACAGACCAATGTGTATGATCATTTATCAAATGTGTCTCTTTAATGATCAGCTCGACCAATAATGACTATTGTTACTATAGAGTTTTACATTTGAGTGGCGGATGAATATGATTTTGTATGATTAATGTCATTTTGTAAGCATGGGGACTTAAACGGTGGATGAAAAAACGGATGTCTCCCAAAAAGTGAGATGTGAATTGTGTGTCTGTGGTACTGACAGAAGGACAGATGAAGGGTTGAGTCCACTGCACCTGGCTGCTGCTGAAGGTCTGAGAGACTGCGCTGAGACACTCGTGAGAAATAAAGCAGACACACATGCTCGAGACAACAGAGGTCACACGGCGCTTGACCTCGCTCGTATCTGGGGTCACAGGTCCATTGCCAGGTACCACCCACTGAATGTCACGATCCGGTCTTTGATCCTCAAATATAGGcgtgcgcctgacccccagcTAACTTACggttttgtgtttggctagtgtctaataataactttttttttttttatttcatttttgttcagattaatttatattattatttgattgtataataattgaattaaataaacaatttgttgaatgtgtCCTGTAGTTTtaacgcatttaaagaaaccgtacggTGCATTGATTGgcatcgcagtctaaattcaaaatattggcgagACCGGTTcttcacgtttttttttttattgttatcagaaataatctacaggcgctttattatttgtgaatgtgtCCCGGTAAaacgcagtaacgtttgtttatgtggtTAAGATGAAACCCTCTTTATGATTCTCgaaaatgaatataatgagCATAAACTGATGGCTTGTGCTCGGTTATGAAAAGAAATGCGTTCTGTGCTAGTGACAAGAGTCAACATGAAGGCGTCTCCGCCAACAGGTTTCTGAAAGATGCCATGTGGAAGAAGGACAAAGAGCAGGAGATGGAGAAACACAAACAGCTGCATCATCTCCGACAGGACCTGCTcacaatgacagagagcagagaAAAGGTCTGTCCTTGTTtcgttttatgttattttaaccAGACTGATACAAGCTCATCTTCTGTCAGATATTTCTGAGGGCGATCCTTCAAAAAAGCGTTCGAGCTTCTCACGCGAAGGTGATCTATAACTTATATTTACTTAAACATGCTCGGTTGTACTTCACATCTCCTTGGTGATTTCAGATGGTCAGATTGACTGTGAAGAGGCAACACCCCATAAATGTCAAGCAAACCCCCAGACATGCCTTCTGTCAACCCGCTGAGCCAGAGATGCCAGACGATCCCAGAAAATGTCACCCTAAACCGACAGAAAATTCTAGCATCTCACCCATCCCTTCCAAACCTCCTCCGGGGAGCATCGGTCGATCTCGGGGGGTTCCATCGGAGACAAATTTGCGTCATAGCGTGAGGCTCGACTGCTGGAAAGATGGCCGCTCTCGATACATGGCATCATGGGATGGCGTTGAACGTTCATTGCCCGACCTGCCACTGAACGATCTTCTGAAAGGTCTGTTTCCATCTGCGTTCCCATCACGGATCGAATCTCCTCGGGATTTTCAGAGTTCTAGCGTGCTGGATGTGCCTCGGTTAGGCCGGACCTTAAAACCGGATGGATCACCGTGGACCGAGGTGGCAATGCATCTTACAGAGGAGTTCCAGCCAGGACACTATTAGACCAGCTGAAGAGATCAATAAAGATGATATCGCTCAGATGTCTTTCTTTCATAGTTCAGGAGATTTGATGAGTAATATCAACTTCGTCTCCGATGTTTCTCTTAAGAGAAtgaaatgagagtgtaattgttgaaacacatgaagactCTGGAGGTGTAAACGAATGTAGATaagaggtgaaatcatctggatttgagtcaattggatgagaaatgtttgagatgatattgatcttcaataatattgatttttgATTGCAGatgagacaaatctgagctcagtttgacacactgttgaGATTATTTATGAGACTcgaatgacagagacatttgtgagagtgtttttctcaggagaaatatctgagacgcagacgAGACTTAAGCAAACGTTTCTATTTGTTCtggagtttatttccaaaaagagatctctgttttaaaacaaattcaaaaatcatgttttttattgtgcagtccggttaatatcaaactgcagttggtttggtttggtttgttttaagccatgccaactaaaaaaatacagctaactaacacaaaacaacacagtataaacatgataacataataaaaaacatatttttggaaacaaactcttcatttagtcTCAATTATGTCTCCAAGAAACAAAATCGTATCAAGATATGAAAGAGCTCTCATCTGTACAGCCGTTTATGATATGCAGCCATGAATCAATTTCTTCAATGAGTAAAAGACAGTAAATCTAGACATAATGAAGTTTGTGCGATTTGTTTTCCATGCAACTTTTAATTCAAAGATGCCAATattctttgttttaattttataattGAGTAGTTATGTACCAGAATCgttactttttaaaagaaaaaaaatgtgagGGATTCTTTATGTCATTTAATTACCGTCATTTATGATTACAAACTGAATGTACTTTCAACATTACTGTATGAAACAATATTTAACTTAAATCTATATTAATAGAAAGTTTGAATTAAAAATGAGTCAGAAATGGATTAGAAATTGTGTAGAAATTCATATGAACAACCATTTGCCCAACACTACCAGTATGCTATTCAATGCTAAACATCACTGACACATTACAAAAGAGCTCATGAGGACACAAAAACACCAGTTTGTCAAGGTCAGTTCCACCGTGACTCGGGTCACTGGACACTGGAAAACTCTCTGCTGTCGTCATCAGAGGACACTTAACTCCATTTTTGGACCACATAAGAGCATCCCCACGATCACTTGACTGTATGTTAGCTTCAActattatgaaacaaaccacAAAATAACACCCGAGTGCAAACCGTTGTGTTATGAGCCGACATTTCAGCATCCTCACACTTCACACAATGTGTTTTCTCATCCCAATAGCCCTCCACTGACATTTAGCAAATTGACTTTAgcaaatttttacatttagagTTTGAACAAAACACTTtctcttaaaaaatgttttgaattattttccTCTTAAGTTTCccgtttaaacattttttttgccatTCAATAAGGTTTTGGATATTCAGTCTCCAGGTAAAGATGTGAAAACCTTGGAGTGGAGTTGtaaagagttcacccaaaaatgattcattcaccctgtcattccaaacacaatttattaaaataattagttttcttttattattattattattattaataataattttacaaataCTGTAATCTTTGTATTGGCCGGTTTAGGTTTTAGAAGAatcaataaagttttaaatccACTGTAGTGTATTGTAAAAGCGACtatttcgatttttttgtgTGGAGACAGACATGAAATATAGCAAACTGGTTGTATGAACCATCTTGTTCGAGCTAATTGACAATTTCTACTTCTCCCTCTGTATTCCACAGAATCACACTTTTAATCAAAGCAACGaaacaattttcctttttttaactaTTCTTTTGAGGTTGTTTGCACGATGGTGGGTTAACAGAACAACAAACACTAGTTTTGAGATCAAACattcctttaaaatgcaaacaaaccCCCAGacacatgtatttattcatgaGCGTAAACATTGGCTTTTGAAGTGACACGATTAGAAGAAAATCAGCAGGAGCTTTAACTGACAGCGCTGCCTTCAAGAGCGAAAGCTCCGTCCACAAtcattcacatacacacaccttcAAATATATCAAATCACTAAGCCTTTAAAAACTTAAAGACGTCTCAAGTCCTGTCACGTAAGAGAAATCATCCTGCAACTCGAAAAAGGTTCATCTCAGGAGTTGGTATGTGCATTTGTTCAGATCTGGTCCTCTCTCCCATGATCAACTTCACCAAATCCTCCAACGAAATCATGATGCTTTTCATATGAAGGGGCAGGTGGTCTGAACAACCCCACCGCCAAAGCCCTCTGTCGTCTGATATGTATTCACTTGAACCGCTTCTTTAGTACATCTTTTGTCGGCTTGGCAAAACGGCTTCCTTCAAGAATGAGAATATGAGCAGAATGCCCGAACGCTTGCCCCGCTTCCCTTTGGTGAAGTAATTTGAAACGACGTCATCTGAGAAACGCAAAACAGAAACGAATGTGAGGTCAATATATGATAAGAGTGTTTGAACAGCAACATCCATTAAGACAGGCCAATACAGCTTTTGTGTTTTAAGCAGTACATCGCCCATCGGTTCATTTAGAacgaaatgaaaacaaatgtatgtTTGCTACTCACCTCCCTGTTGCATCGTGGATGGAAGGACGTTCTCTCCAGCAGAAAGAGACACGAAGAACGAGAAAGGAGTCACCCACAGGCATATCGTGAAGTAAGCGAGAACCTGACACCAAAGAGACGTCAGATATAGCCGTTAACTTAAATATCGTTTCTTCAGCAAGAACACAGAAGAATATATCACGTATTTCTCTTATATGAGGGAAAACTACATCTCACATCAGTTTTCACTGACCAAAGAAaatcatatttgtttttatctcATGTACTGCAaattatgatatatatataaaactgtcTGCATTAGGCCAAGTGCCTTTACATCGGCAATACTGAACATGCAGTGATCAACTTCCACCCAGGATTGAAACGGAAGATCATATACATAGGTTCTTACCTCTGAAAATGGATAATACTCCTCTGCAAAATACTGGAAGGCCATGTAGTGGTTTAACACGACCAACACTGgacaagagaaaaaaataaggaTGAGAGAATCAAATGAAAACCATGAGTTTagccattttaaaaacatgcaaaagTGCTTGCGTGTTGATCTATTTATCCTGCGTAACTCACCACACGAGAGGATAAAGTTTGGTGAGGTGAGCATGATGTAGGGAAACGTCTGCAGTAACCCAAAGTAAACCAAGTTAGTGAAGAGACCCACTCCGATCATGAGCGTGGGGAAACCCTCGAACAGATAGAGTCCCACCAGAACTGCTGTGGAGAACTGAAAGACGACAATCTGGGTTAGTTCTCTGAATATGCATAAATGACATTTGTCTTTCTAAAGGCATGCATTCGCTGCTAGAGTAAACGGCAGGGCCTTCGG
This region of Triplophysa rosa linkage group LG1, Trosa_1v2, whole genome shotgun sequence genomic DNA includes:
- the ankrd53 gene encoding ankyrin repeat domain-containing protein 53 codes for the protein MKLLLDAGDVVDVNAGCPHGRRPIHMVLTAQSRPHTHACLTYLLEHEAQTNVRTDEGLSPLHLAAAEGLRDCAETLVRNKADTHARDNRGHTALDLARIWGHRSIARFLKDAMWKKDKEQEMEKHKQLHHLRQDLLTMTESREKMVRLTVKRQHPINVKQTPRHAFCQPAEPEMPDDPRKCHPKPTENSSISPIPSKPPPGSIGRSRGVPSETNLRHSVRLDCWKDGRSRYMASWDGVERSLPDLPLNDLLKGLFPSAFPSRIESPRDFQSSSVLDVPRLGRTLKPDGSPWTEVAMHLTEEFQPGHY
- the tex261 gene encoding protein TEX261, which gives rise to MWFIYVLSWLSLVIQICFVTLAIAAGLYYLAELIEEYTVATSRIIKYMILFSTAVLVGLYLFEGFPTLMIGVGLFTNLVYFGLLQTFPYIMLTSPNFILSCVLVVLNHYMAFQYFAEEYYPFSEVLAYFTICLWVTPFSFFVSLSAGENVLPSTMQQGDDVVSNYFTKGKRGKRSGILLIFSFLKEAVLPSRQKMY